A stretch of Triticum aestivum cultivar Chinese Spring chromosome 1D, IWGSC CS RefSeq v2.1, whole genome shotgun sequence DNA encodes these proteins:
- the LOC123173065 gene encoding uncharacterized protein, whose translation MVVAEAGDEMSLSNMVLGFYEEAERERWPEDEATVGDGDCSDDERASGGAATESSAFWAEQLSHLHEVLGKTSAAESRIRADTEEALGQARSAATAAAGVCSSCATRATAGGGCRGCTLRSVAGRLRDAGYDSAVCRSRWARSAEFPAGEHSYVDVVVPTRSGRAVRVVVEPSFRAEFAMARGGAGYGALVAALPEAFVGRAEKLRAVVGAMCAAAKRCARESSLHMAPWRKRRYMEAKWLGTPDRLLATTGAGAGAPVAAGSPESEKQRRFRASMLTLDFGGRTAVEVA comes from the exons ATGGTTGTGGCGGAGGCCGGCGACGAGATGAGCCTGTCGAACATGGTGCTGGGGTTCTACGAGGAGGCCGAGCGGGAGCGGTGGCCCGAGGACGAAgccaccgtcggcgacggcgactgcAGCGACGACGAGAGGGCCAGCGGTGGCGCCGCCACCGAGAGCAGCGCGTTCTGGGCGGAGCAGCTCTCGCATTTGCAT GAGGTGCTGGGCAAGACGAGCGCGGCGGAGAGCCGGATCCGGGCGGACACGGAGGAGGCCCTCGGGCAGGcgcgctccgccgccaccgcggcaGCCGGCGTCTGCTCCTCCTGCGCGACCCGCGCGACGGCCGGCGGCGGGTGCCGGGGCTGCACGCTCCGGTCCGTCGCGGGGCGGCTGCGCGACGCCGGGTACGACAGCGCCGTGTGCCGGTCCAGGTGGGCGCGATCGGCGGAGTTCCCCGCGGGGGAGCACAGCTACGTGGACGTGGTGGTGCCGACGAGGAGCGGCAGGGCGGTGCGGGTGGTGGTGGAGCCCAGCTTCCGGGCCGAGTTCGCCATGGCGCGCGGCGGCGCCGGGTACGGCGCGCTGGTGGCCGCGCTCCCGGAGGCGTTCGTGGGCAGGGCGGAGAAGCTGCGGGCCGTGGTCGGGGCCATGTGCGCCGCCGCGAAGCGGTGCGCGCGGGAGAGCAGCCTGCACATGGCGCCCTGGAGGAAGCGCCGGTACATGGAGGCCAAGTGGCTCGGCACGCCAGACCGCCTCTTGGCAACCACCGGCGCCGGCGCGGGTGCCCCCGTGGCGGCCGGGTCCCCGGAGAGCGAGAAGCAGCGCAGGTTCAGGGCCTCCATGCTGACGCTCGACTTCGGCGGCCGGACCGCCGTGGAGGTCGCGTGA